ATTTTACTAAAACTCTCGGTCTGTTGGTGATCTTTTTTTCTGCAGGTAAGAAAATTCAAAGCAGAGTTTGAATAGAATAACTCAATAGACCTGATAATTCTGATTTTGTAAGCATTGTCAACTTTGCTCCCTAGCTATAGCCAAAGATGATGATGGCTGGTTGATGAAAGCGCCCACTGAGGTGCGGGCAATGGAGGGGTACCCAGCAGTGCTTCCCTGCTCTTTTAGCCACCCGCATCACACCCATCCCTCCTCCATGCATGCGGTGTGGACCCTGGGCCACGGACGGGCCGCCACTATGCTGTTCCGCTGCACGAGCCTGAACAACAGCCAGCTGTGCCAATCAAGGCCCAACCAGGACCAACGCTACCGCCTGGAGGGTAACCACCGAAACCATGACATCTCACTTAGGATCAACAGCGTGACCTTGAAGGATAACGGCCGCTACTACTGCCGTGTAGAGATACAGGGACATCCCCATACAAGCTTTGAGAACACACTGGGTACTCGTCTACGAGTGGAGGGTAAGAAAAGAATCAGTTGATTCCTGTATGTTCCCATCTGATGTCTTAACGTGTTGAATCTTTACGATGACTGTAAGTTTGCTTCTTATGGAACAATATTCATGTCCAACAAGCATAGTCCTAACCCCAATCAATTATTACTTAATCAATAAATATCtctaaaaatagaaattataaacATAAGTTGATATGAACTCTTAAGGCCAAACTGATTGGTTGTTCCAAGACTGTTCTACATGACAGTAAGCATATGGATGACGTGTTGTGTTCTTTTCAGAAtgcttttcaaaattaaatttcaatttcaattaatttcCTGAATTTAAATGAAGGTTGCCAACAGGAAACATAATTGCAATTTggcttaaatgttaaaatatgaagtgtcagattaaaaaattaagttgatgtaaaatgaactaaaatcCATGTAAAGGCAATTAGCAtaattgttaacaaaaaaaaatcaaggtttgTCAGTACAAATGTCTAAAGAAGGCTTGATAAGACTTTGTGTGAATGGCATTTAAAAAGTCCGGAACATTTTATAG
This genomic stretch from Cyprinus carpio isolate SPL01 chromosome B16, ASM1834038v1, whole genome shotgun sequence harbors:
- the LOC122140106 gene encoding sialic acid-binding Ig-like lectin 15, whose product is MDAHHFTKTLGLLVIFFSAAIAKDDDGWLMKAPTEVRAMEGYPAVLPCSFSHPHHTHPSSMHAVWTLGHGRAATMLFRCTSLNNSQLCQSRPNQDQRYRLEGNHRNHDISLRINSVTLKDNGRYYCRVEIQGHPHTSFENTLGTRLRVEAAPRILSLSAEGTEAGFKAVCHAQGSPLPDIQWIEPDGVPEGDTSFPLSQDATGQYRTSSQLLDVKPGRQYICAASNSLGKDQATLYLLSPSPERLTAKSSFSLLVLLLAMALGTKLLLALGVGAWVIKRRFSIRASSVEH